tgAATAAGTAAAGATTCTGAAAGTATTGAAGGAGATCCAATTATAATTGAatacatatttacagtagtaacaacaaattatattttattatttgatatgattaatatcatgtttttttttttaatatgatgcttcattctaaacatggtgattatctctaatatggacacccaacaaaatatatgatatttaccatctgaatctaaccattTCATGTCAACAAAAGGAAaagtcagccatctattaattatcatgttaattactgtgcGCCTTTAGCCCCAACAGCAGGGGCGCTTTTTACCTcaaataccatacttttacatattctttcattatttattcatattccgttgctttaattatcttaaacaaaactgaaaatcataaagaagacCTTCGTctcaaaatacagtatatgcattgattttagcgattctcatttgctacttaaatcaACAACAcctgtgttcaggtttgactgtagtacaattaatgcaaaaactggaatttaaaaaaaaaatctttgagaatgtcaaaatatatatctaaatccACAACTTAATAAATGTTAGGCTAATGTTAATCTTAATCTTTTTGTCTAAAAACAACTAGAGAATGTTTAAGCCTTTTATATAGAGCTATATAGGAATCTAGTTGCTAAACCATGGAATTgcagatgtttttctttctttactcccaccagatggcactgatctgccttcaaaaattggattttaaagacATTGtctgtattttaacataaaatactgCCATAATTGAAACGTGATATAAaaatcttataatttttttcagtgggaACGAGTTTATCAAAATtactgcataaatattaattagtaacaAGAAattctatcaaaataaaaaatacaaatattatggaacaaaatatattacattgattatactgagagaaaaaaaaaaagttaattccaGGTGTTCGGTTACTTTTGACCatgaacaacacaagtgtgactcccaaatttttttatttattttttactaccaAATGAACAATACCAGAGAGTTAAGGTTACAGTAGTTCTTGACACGTGCGTGCCTTAATTCATTAGTAGttcatattaaaggggtcctattatgctcttttacaaagtcttgattttgttttgggggtgtactagaacaggctctcatactaggttgttcaaaaaacacattatttttcacatattttacattattacaacacctctctccccagtctgtcATAAacagctcgaatagttcctgtatcaaatgaaggcccgccttctgaaatacgaaatgcgctgtgattggttatctgggccagtctgtgttgtgattggttatctgggccagtgtgtgttataatttgttagctgggccagtctgtgttgtgattggttaactgtgccagtgtgtgttgtgattggcagcactcggcacctggtcgggaattttcatgccccttaccatagccacctgtgagcttcagtgtaaatattgtgtcaaaatcaaatcaatttgagtgtgatttaaacccggatgattgtaaccgctctaagtttgtctgccttgggaagaCTAGTGCTTCtgcgacatagtgataacactcgttgccttctctagtgcagctcaaccaggtctcttcccattcgtcgatctttgtgatatcacaaatcctggaaaatatgcattgtcGTCCAAACAAAtagttcattgtagtttttgaaaagtgatttctcttaaataaaatatctccttttgaagtggactttgagctttgtaactttggagatatttttatgctcaaacagcaacattacagactaactaaagttgaaaaagtgaaatagcataataggacccctttaaagttacatttaatatttgtattagtaTGATTATTCATGTACTGTTATTGTAAAGAGTTAGCctaataataaattacatcatattTGTCCATATACTGAGTTGTATCTCTCAAAGTACTGACTGTTGTGAGTCTGAATCCTTCCTCTGACTGGTGCCTGGGACTAGAGTGAAgtgagaaattaaataattatttactgaatTAAGGAAATACTGGATAATATActacttaaatgctttttatgtgaaaagaaaaagaaaaactcacaaAGTCCTGTCCTGCTTCTCTCTGACTTGAATCTTTGCTGTTTTTCCATCTCCTGTAAACACATAGTCACACGTCACATGTGTTGTTCTCTTATTTGGTTTAAGGCCACAACAAATACTACTGAGATGCTTTGCACAACTCTGCTCATCATATTTGTTATCtcttaaattaaagaaataaaacaagggGAAGAAATACATGCATACTGATgaaattgttataaatatttactAGCATTTATGAAAAGACTAGAATCACTGTCACTACTTCACATATGAAATCTAGAGTCAATAAACAATCTCATCAGTTCATCATGTGTTAAAGTCTCTGACCTGTGAATGCAGATGCTGATGGTGATGATCAGACAGATCACAATGACTCCACAAcatgagatgatgatgataattatgtGCAGCGGCATTTCTTTGGGTGACTTTGGTCTGATCTGGTTTTCTGACAGATACCACAGTCAAACACACATCAGTCCACCAGTACTCCACTAGATACTAGTCACTGGCTGAAAACGCAATTATATTTCCTCTAtaataaatacactttatttgaaaaaagaaatttaGTTAATGAAATCATGTGATAACCTGTTGTTGTTAATGTCCATCTTATTGCTGCTGGGTAACAGGTGTAGTTTCCTGCATCAGACGCTTGTATTTGATGTATTGTTAATTCTCTTGGAGCTGTGGAGTCGATGTGAATCCTGTTTGAGCTGAAGTTTCTCATTGTTCTGTTACTGTAATAGTCaagactaaaaataaaagaattgttcattttCCATATGAAATCCTCATCAAACTCGGTTTTGTTGCAGTGAAGTGTAACTGTTTCCCCCACAAACACTGTCTTGTTGATGTGCTGCTGAATCCTTTGCTCTTGATTAGATTTGGAATAATCTGATGAACAGACAGAAAATCACAATCACTGCTGGTTTACAGTAACTGCATCAGGCAGTAAAATGCATGTGACTACAAACATGCAAAAGTTCATGAGACACCTGTTTCTCTTGTCCTTATTCACCACTAACAGACACAAGGGGACCATACAAcgcaaaatcaaacaaacataccTGCATTGGTCAGTAAAGTAATCATCACACACAAATTCAGATGCAGGATCCTGGTTTGAAAAATCTCCATGGCAGAAGGTAGAAATGAACCTCTTACTCTTTCTTCAGCATTTCAAGTTTTTATGATTGAACTGAGAGAGTCAGCAGACAAAAACGAGGGGAAGTGGTTACGTGAGAGTGGGACACCACCAAGAACCACTGAGCTCCAGAGAACAACCTGATGATCAGAGTGTGAAACAGCTTAAGATATGATTTTAACAGCTGCCTTTTGACAACCTAAGAATATTCATGACTGTGTATTGTTtctattatatttgaaatatactaccgttgacaaaaaaaaaaaaaaaaatcaacatcaagattgtatattaaaatgtatagatattgatttaaatataaaatataatatatttaagtcCTGTGACTGACCaacatttcttttaagtttttccaccatttttaaattaaagtcatgtaagtgtgaaaatgttttaaaattacatacattcCGAGTAATTTCTTAAATATGAGATCATGAAAGCTGtgcataataatacaaataaataaaataaaatgtttgaaatactTTAGATTTAGAGTTTAGCATATTACACCAGCATGCAGACGAGACcgactatatagatatatatatatatatatatatatatatatatatatatatatatatatatatatatatatattatatataagaataattatttattgctatatttttGGTAAAGAAAGACATTGGTTTTGTGTTAGAGGTCTTGTATAAATGATCTTGCAAAGTAGCACCTATAGCTCTGAACATGTATGCCAGGACTTTACAGTGTAAATTCCCCCAAAATATATGCACTATTAATTCCAGTTCATTAATAAATTTGGTGACAAGgctaatattttcttaaaaatttacTCACTGAGCTCGGTAAT
This genomic stretch from Cyprinus carpio isolate SPL01 chromosome B9, ASM1834038v1, whole genome shotgun sequence harbors:
- the LOC109097068 gene encoding uncharacterized protein LOC109097068; the encoded protein is MEIFQTRILHLNLCVMITLLTNADYSKSNQEQRIQQHINKTVFVGETVTLHCNKTEFDEDFIWKMNNSFIFSLDYYSNRTMRNFSSNRIHIDSTAPRELTIHQIQASDAGNYTCYPAAIRWTLTTTENQIRPKSPKEMPLHIIIIIISCCGVIVICLIITISICIHRRWKNSKDSSQREAGQDFSQAPVRGRIQTHNSQYFERYNSVYGQI